The genomic region AAACCTATGCCGATCTCTATGGCGCGACAGACGCGACCGAGGCGAAGGATTTTCCGCATCTGGGTGTGCGCGTCGTGTTCGTCTCCGTGCCGAACATGCAGATCGAGCTGATCGAACCGCTGGGCGCTGACAGCCCGATCCACAAATTCCTGGAGAAGAATCCGAAGGGTGGCCAGCACCATATGTGCTTTGAAGTCAGCGACATAGTGGCAGCACGTGATGCGATGCGTGAACGCGGCGCAACAGTGCTCGGCACCGGCGAGCCCTATATCGGCGCGCACGGCGTGCCGGTGATCTTCGTCCACCCCAAGGATACGGGCGGCGTGCTGGTCGAGCTGATGCAGGCACCGGGCGAGGGAGCGCACTGATGGCAGAGCGTTTCCCCATCACCGTCCAGCCCGCCTTTCGCTATCTCGCCATATTCCTCGCCGTGCTGGCGCCGGTGATCATGTTTGCCCAGCTATTCACCCCCTCTGGCGAGGTTGGCTTCGTTGAAGGGCTGGTGGTCTATCTCATCACCTGGTGGATCGTGATTTTCACCGTGCTGCCCTTTCGCATACAGGGACAGTACGAGACCGGCGAGATCGTCGAGGGCTCCGAACCCGGTGCGCCGGTGAATCCGCGCCTGAAGGAGAAAGCCTTCCTGACCACTGTCCTGACCAGCGTGCTCTGGCTGGTTTTCTTCGCGGTGATGGAGCTGGGGATTATCGACCTCAACACGCTCTGGGGTCCGGAGTACCGGTAGCCTGCAGTCTGGCTTGCCTGCATTGTCATCACCCGGCTTGTGCTGGTGATTCATGCTCGGAGCGTGCTGCTCTTTCCTTCCCCGTTTACGGGGGAGGTGCCTTCGAAGAAGGCGGAGGGGGGAAGTTTTCGTTTTACCCCCCCCTCGGTCCTTCGGACCACTCCCCCCGCAGGCGGGGGAAGAAACCCTGAAGGCGCGGGCCATGACACGTTTCAACCACCTTAGCCGCAATGCGTGCCTTGCGGGTGTTGACGGTGCGGTCTAATCGTTGATCCAGTTGTTCAACCCGCCCTGACGCGAGACCGTTTCCATGCGCCTTAGCCGCTTTTTCCTGCCCGTCCTGAAGGAAACGCCTGCCGATGCGCAGATCGTCTCGCACCGGCTGATGCTGCGTGCCGGGATGATCCGGCAGGAAGCCGCCGGCGTTTATTCCTGGCTGCCGCTGGGCTTCCGGGTGCTCAAGAAAATCGAACAGATCGTGCGCGAGGAACAGGACCGGGCAGGGGCGATCGAGCTGCTCATGCCGACCTTGCAGCCGGCCGATCTCTGGCGCGAGAGCGGGCGCTATGACGGCTATGGCAAGGAGATGCTGCGCATTGTCGACCGCCATGAGCGCGACCTGCTCTACGGGCCGACCAATGAGGAGATGATCACGGCGATTTTCCGCTCATACTGCCGGTCCTACAAGGACTTGCCGAAGATCCTTTATCACATCCAGTGGAAGTTCCGCGACGAGATCCGGCCCCGATTCGGCGTGATGCGCGGGCGCGAATTCCTGATGAAGGACAGCTATTCGTTCGATCTGGACGAGGCATCGGCCCGCCGCGCCTATAACCGCATGTTCGTGGCCTATCTCAACACGTTCGACCGGCTGGGCCTGAAAGCCGTGCCCATGCGCGCCGATACCGGCCCTATCGGCGGTGATCTCAGTCACGAATTCATCATCCTGGCCGAGACCGGGGAGAGCGAGGTGTTCTGCGATTCAGCCCTCGTCGATATGGGCGCGCCGGGTCTTGATGTGGACTTTGAGGGCGATCTCCAGCCGCTCGTTGATGCGCGCACCTCGCTTTATGCCGCGACCGAGGAAATGCATGAGGCGGACCGCTTTGCATCGGAAGTGCCTGAGGAGCGGCGCCTTTCGGC from Glycocaulis abyssi harbors:
- the mce gene encoding methylmalonyl-CoA epimerase, producing MKIGRLNHVGVATPDVKAAAKTYADLYGATDATEAKDFPHLGVRVVFVSVPNMQIELIEPLGADSPIHKFLEKNPKGGQHHMCFEVSDIVAARDAMRERGATVLGTGEPYIGAHGVPVIFVHPKDTGGVLVELMQAPGEGAH
- the proS gene encoding proline--tRNA ligase, giving the protein MRLSRFFLPVLKETPADAQIVSHRLMLRAGMIRQEAAGVYSWLPLGFRVLKKIEQIVREEQDRAGAIELLMPTLQPADLWRESGRYDGYGKEMLRIVDRHERDLLYGPTNEEMITAIFRSYCRSYKDLPKILYHIQWKFRDEIRPRFGVMRGREFLMKDSYSFDLDEASARRAYNRMFVAYLNTFDRLGLKAVPMRADTGPIGGDLSHEFIILAETGESEVFCDSALVDMGAPGLDVDFEGDLQPLVDARTSLYAATEEMHEADRFASEVPEERRLSARGIEVGHIFYFGTKYSEPLGANVTHPDGKDRPVHMGSYGVGVSRLLGAIIEAHHDEAGCIWPESVAPFGVGIINLKPGDADTDAACQSAYDALVKAGKDPLLDDTNERPGGKFATMDLIGVPWQLIIGPRGLKEGKVEIKRRATGERFEASLESALSQLTTVQAGK
- a CDS encoding DUF1467 family protein; this encodes MAERFPITVQPAFRYLAIFLAVLAPVIMFAQLFTPSGEVGFVEGLVVYLITWWIVIFTVLPFRIQGQYETGEIVEGSEPGAPVNPRLKEKAFLTTVLTSVLWLVFFAVMELGIIDLNTLWGPEYR